The proteins below are encoded in one region of Oryzias melastigma strain HK-1 linkage group LG9, ASM292280v2, whole genome shotgun sequence:
- the LOC112148939 gene encoding inactive phospholipid phosphatase 7, with protein sequence MPGSQARNRVRDRNNVLNRPEFISLNQPPRREHAAGESRGAGGTRRPAFKQQSQQEDAGGRGPRESSEGGPVADGGPKDASRWPEQDCMQLNPTFRGIAINSLLAIDISLSKRLGMCVGAHSPGAPLRSMVTLLAFTGHAFPWICGTLICLWRSNTLAGQEVLVNLLLALFLDLMTVAGMQKLVKRKGPWDYPPGLLDYIAMDMYSFPAAHASRAVMVCKFLLNHLVLAVPLRILLYLWAFLVGVSRVLLGKHHLSDVGCGFALGFLHFSLVESVWLDSATCQTLISFGTFRWTPLV encoded by the exons ATGCCCGGCAGCCAGGCCCGGAACCGGGTCCGAGACCGGAACAATGTCCTGAACCGCCCCGAGTTCATATCCCTGAACCAGCCACCACGCAGGGAGCACGCAGCGGGGGAGAGCCGGGGGGCCGGGGGTACGAGGAGACCCGCGTTCAAACAGCAGAGTCAGCAGGAGGACGCGGGAGGGAG GGGGCCTAGGGAGTCCTCTGAGGGGGGCCCCGTTGCAGATGGGGGACCAAAGGATGCGTCCCGTTGGCCAGAGCAGGACTGTATGCAGCTTAACCCCACCTTCAGAGGGATTGCCATCAACTCTCTGCTCGCTATTGACATTAGCCTGTCCAAGCGTCTTGGTATGTGCGTGGGGGCCCACAGCCCGGGGGCCCCACTGCGATCCATGGTGACCCTGCTGGCCTTCACAGGACACGCCTTCCCCTGGATCTGTGGGACATTGATCTGCCTGTGGAGGAGCAACACCTTAGCTGGACAGGAAGTCCTGGTTAATCTGCTGTTAG CCCTGTTCCTGGACCTGATGACAGTAGCTGGAATGCAGAAGCTGGTGAAGCGGAAGGGCCCGTGGGATTACCCCCCAGGACTTTTGGACTACATCGCTATGGACATGTATTCTTTTCCAGCGGCTCACGCCAGTAGGGCCGTCATGGTGTGCAAGTTCCTTCTTAATCACCTCGTCCTGGCG GTGCCGTTGAGGATCCTTCTCTACCTATGGGCTTTCCTGGTGGGTGTGTCCCGGGTGCTTCTGGGTAAACATCACCTTTCGGACGTAGGTTGTGGATTTGCTCTGGGCTTCCTGCACTTCAGTCTGGTGGAGTCCGTCTGGTTGGATTCTGCTACCTGTCAAACTCTCATCTCCTTTGGCACGTTCCGCTGGACTCCACTGGTGTAG